The genomic DNA TGGTAAGGACTACCTGCTCGAAAAACCGCTGAAGGCAGATTTTGCGTTAATTAGAGCGTCTATATGTGATGAGTATGGTAATTATAGCTGCGCCTTGGCAACCAAGAACTTTAACTATGTCATGGCAATGGCAGCACAGACTGTCATTTTAGCCTCTGAAAAAGTTGTTGGCGTAGGCGAATTGCCACCGGATACCTTTACAATGTCAGGCATTTTTGTGGATTCTATAGTTGGAGGTGAAAAGCCGTGGCAGATTTAAAGGCAAGAATAGCAGCAAGAACCGCTAAAGAGTTTAAAGATGGTGATGTTATAAACCTGGGAATAGGGCTTCCAACTTTAGTTGCCAATTATATTCCTGAAGATGTAAACATTATTTTGCATTCCGAAAACGGATTTGTAGGCCTTTCCTCTTCTGCAGAGCCAGGCAAAGAAAATGTTGATGTCATCAACTCCGGTGGCAGCTATGTGACCTATGTACCCGAGGTCAATTTCTTTGACACCGCTATGAGCTTTTCTATCGTCAGGGGCGGACATCTTGATGCTACTGTTCTTGGCGCTATGGAAGTCGACGAGCATGGCAATCTGGCTAACTGGATTGTTCCGGGCAAAATAGTGGCTGGCATGGGCGGTGCAATGGACCTTGTTGTAGGCGCAAAGAAGGTCATCATTTCAATGCTGCACACACAAAAGGGCGCACATAAAATCCTTAAAAAATGCACACTGCCCTATACGGCGCTGGGCGTCGTTAAGCTAATTATCACCGAGATGGGCGTTATAGAAGTAACGCCGAAGGGGCTGCTGCTAACTGAGCTACATCCCGATTACACTTTGGATGAAATTCGCGCCGCCACTGGCTGCGAACTGAAGATCAGTCCCGATCTCAAGATAATGGAAGAAGCTTAAAGCTTCATTCTAATTCATATAACGGCAGGGGTAACGTCAAGGCAGGCAACAATCAGTTGCTTGCCTTGACATTTTTATTAGCTTTATAAAATCTCGTCAGACGCTTGTCGGTCGATACTTTCCCCTGTTTGCTGTCCGCAAAAGACGCGCAACAAAATATGCCTTCCTATATATATCAAATTAATGAAATTATATTCACGTCCAATATCTAATGATATTAGACTAAGTTTGAAGAATATTATGCTGCAGGCGATGGCATATCTGGACTCGGTACGCGATTCACGATTTATTCCGTGAGCTTAGTATAAAAACAAATGGTAATGGTACATTCGGGTTATCAGCGCAGACACCGGTGGCAGAACATAAAAATTTGCGTCCTTGGCCATAACCATAATTTGGAGGGGTGGTTCCTCTAAAATCAATATAGCTAACTACTTGATGAATATAGAAAACAGTTGAAATAAATAATCGGCATATATTTTGTAAATAAGCATGTTATAACCCTGCTAAAACACAAAAAGCCGAGGCAACTATCTGGTATCAGTTGCCTCGGCTTTTTTTAACAATCGCACATCACCATAAAATTGGTGATTTTCATTTTATTTTGGATATCAAGCGCATAAGGTTTCGCATCGTCAACTGCATATTGTCGTGCGAAAGAAACTTTGATTCTGAAAATGGCATGGGTCTACGATTAATGCTAAATATGGCAGTGACGCCGGCATTATAAGCCGCTTCCGCGCCATCGGCGATATCACCCACAACCGCAACAACGGGGACATTTTGCTTTTGGCAACGCTTTGCAACGCCCACCACAACCTTGCCGCGTAGGCTTTGGCCGTCAATTCGGCCCTCTCCGGTCAGCACCAGATCAGCCTCTTGCAACAGCTCATCAAAGCCGACCGTATCCAGCACGGTATCAATACCCATTTGCAGCTTGGAGCCTAAAAGCCCTACCATGCCGCCACCCATACCGCCTGCAGCTCCCGCCCCGGGAAGATTCAGGATATCAGCGCCGATATCGCGCTTTAATATGGCTGCAAAGTGCGAAAGGCCCTCGTCAAGCAACCGGACTGTTGTAATGTCCGCCCCCTTCTGCGGTCCAAACACAGCAGCGGCACCATTCTCACCGCAAAGCGGATTGTCAATATCGCACATGGTCACAAAAGTAACGCCTTCTAGGCAAGGAGCTCGCCCGCTCACATCAATCTTCGCAATATCTTTTAGCGTATCGCCCACGGGAACAAAACTTTTGTCCTGTTCATTAAAAAAGCGCACCCCAAGAGCTGCTGCACAGCCCGCGCCGCCGTCGTTGGTGGCGCTACCGCCAAGTCCAACGATAATTCTTTTGGCACCGTCCTTTACGGCAGCTTCAATGAGCTGACCTACGCCGTAGGTTGTGGTTTTTTCTGCGTGCCGGTTTTCACCCACAAGGGGCAGGCCTGCCGCTGCCGCCATCTCTACAACCGCCAGCTCATTGCTCAGCTTTCCGTAAAAAGCCTCCATATCCTCGCCATAAGGGCCTTTTACGGTAACCCATTTCTTTTCGCCGCCGACAGCAGCCAGAAAAGCGTCTACGCTACCCTCGCCGCCATCCGCCACCGGTATGGCACATATCTTTGCATCAGGAAACACTGTGGCGATTTCCGCCTGCATCATACCACATATCTCGGTTGAAGAAAGCGTCCCCTTAAAGGAATCTGGAACCAAAATGAACTTTTTCATGCTGTCACCCTTTATTTGTTTACAATGTTTGTGGGACTACCCGCCAAAAACTGTTTAAGGTTGTCCACCGCAATATCCATCAAGCGCTGACGGCTTTCCCTAGGTGCCCATGAGATATGGGGCGTGATAATGCAGTTTTTGGCCTTGAGCAGAGGGTTATCTCCCTTGATCGGCTCAGTCGAAACAACGTCCAAGCCTGCCGCATAAACCTTGCCACTGTTGAGAGCGTCTGCCAGATCCTGCTCGACAATCAGTGGCCCGCGGGAGTTATTGAGTATGATAACACCATCTTTCATCTTGTCAATGTTCTTTTTGCAAATAATGCCCTGCGTAGACGGAAACAACGGACAATGTACAGCAATCACATCTGAAGTCTTGAGCAGTGCGTCAAGCGTAACATATTCCGCAATATCTTTACCGGTCTCATTGGGATATTCATCAAAGGCGACAATCTTCATTCCCATGGCCTTTGCAATGCGTCCGGTCGTCTGACCAATTCTACCAAAACCAATAATGCCCATCGTCTTCCCTGCCAGCTCAATGAGCGGATAATCCCAGAAACACCAGTCGGGGTTCTTTTCCCACCGTCCGGCGTGGACAGCGTCAGAATGATGTGCAACATGGTGGCAAATTTCTAGCAACATAGCAATAGCAAACTGTCCGACCGCATCGGTGCCATAGGTGGGTATATTGCAAACAGGAATACCCATACCCTTTGCACAAGCCACATCCACGACATTATAACCAGTCGCCAGTACGCCAATAAATTGAATGTTCTGGCAGGCATCTAGCACCTGTTTTGAAAGAGGCGTTTTATTTGTGTAAACAATTTCGGCATCCCCGATCCGCGCAATAATTTCATTTTCGTCCGTTAAAGAAGTGCGGTCATAAACCTTAAGTACACCAAGCTTCTCAAACCCTTCCCAGCTGATGTCACCGGGATTTAGTGTATATCCGTCCAATACGACTATTTTCATGGTTCAAACTCCTTTCAACAATGCGTGGGCACCGCATTTATGTAGCGCTCATGCGGCAATTAAAATCAGCGTAAATAAAGATTTCCGTTGTTTAAAATGAACCCCGGCACTGTCGCTTTTCTCAATAAGTTTGAAACGACAGTCCTGTCACATTCTCCGAGGCATATAGGAACACACCAACCTGCGGGGTAATAGACCGAAGGGCAGCGTGGTAATTAAAGAGTACAACAAAGATGCCAACGAAACAACCGCCGGCAGAAGTATGGGCACAAGGATATAATAGCGGCTGTGGCATCCATAAACATCCGACAAAATAAGATCAGGAACATGACGACAATCTAATTAATTCAACGACCTTTTCAAACATGTCCCCGTTTGAAAAGGCAATATTCAAAACTTCTGAAGTACTCTGTCCTGCTTAATCTTGGTACATTTTTCGCGATTGGAGTTCCGCCGCTGGATTTTAATCTGAATATCAGGTTTTGAAAGGTTTCCGCTGCACCTCACCCTATCACTACTTATGTGCGTTTAGGTCTATTAAGTATCCACAGACAAATCGCTTTTGATTATTTTACAAATACATAATATCACAGATGTGGTGTATCATTCTATGTCCTTGCAAAATTTTATATTTGCCCTAAAGCGCGACCATGAGTTTAAGGCGATATTATCAACCGCATCTCCCGCTCGTTGTCAGCGTAACGACGCAAGAAGGCTTTTCTCAATGCCGGTCAATTATTACTCTTTTTAATGATAACCATTTATTGCTGCTTATGTGACTTAATCACATGACATACTGATTCCAATGTGGTATTATAACCATAATATCACACCGAGGAGGTAGACTATTATGATTGATAATAGAGTTAATAACAATTATGAGTCTAGTGACATTGCTTGCTCTGCCGAATTTAGTGCTTATGGCTGCAAAGAGTCAGTGGATGATAACGAATAATAACACCATAACTTAAGCACCTGCGATGAGCAGGTGCTTTTTTGTTAAATTCTCACTTATCGCTGCTGGGCAGATAATAACTCGTTCCTATAGCCTTTTTAAAATATGATACTAATGTTTTTGCAATTTCAACGCATTGAAAAATTTTCACTATTATGTTATTATTGTTGGATATTATTTCCATAAGAAAGGAAGTTATAAAG from Oscillospiraceae bacterium MB24-C1 includes the following:
- a CDS encoding 3-oxoacid CoA-transferase subunit B, with protein sequence MADLKARIAARTAKEFKDGDVINLGIGLPTLVANYIPEDVNIILHSENGFVGLSSSAEPGKENVDVINSGGSYVTYVPEVNFFDTAMSFSIVRGGHLDATVLGAMEVDEHGNLANWIVPGKIVAGMGGAMDLVVGAKKVIISMLHTQKGAHKILKKCTLPYTALGVVKLIITEMGVIEVTPKGLLLTELHPDYTLDEIRAATGCELKISPDLKIMEEA
- a CDS encoding glycerate kinase, translated to MKKFILVPDSFKGTLSSTEICGMMQAEIATVFPDAKICAIPVADGGEGSVDAFLAAVGGEKKWVTVKGPYGEDMEAFYGKLSNELAVVEMAAAAGLPLVGENRHAEKTTTYGVGQLIEAAVKDGAKRIIVGLGGSATNDGGAGCAAALGVRFFNEQDKSFVPVGDTLKDIAKIDVSGRAPCLEGVTFVTMCDIDNPLCGENGAAAVFGPQKGADITTVRLLDEGLSHFAAILKRDIGADILNLPGAGAAGGMGGGMVGLLGSKLQMGIDTVLDTVGFDELLQEADLVLTGEGRIDGQSLRGKVVVGVAKRCQKQNVPVVAVVGDIADGAEAAYNAGVTAIFSINRRPMPFSESKFLSHDNMQLTMRNLMRLISKIK
- a CDS encoding D-2-hydroxyacid dehydrogenase; translated protein: MKIVVLDGYTLNPGDISWEGFEKLGVLKVYDRTSLTDENEIIARIGDAEIVYTNKTPLSKQVLDACQNIQFIGVLATGYNVVDVACAKGMGIPVCNIPTYGTDAVGQFAIAMLLEICHHVAHHSDAVHAGRWEKNPDWCFWDYPLIELAGKTMGIIGFGRIGQTTGRIAKAMGMKIVAFDEYPNETGKDIAEYVTLDALLKTSDVIAVHCPLFPSTQGIICKKNIDKMKDGVIILNNSRGPLIVEQDLADALNSGKVYAAGLDVVSTEPIKGDNPLLKAKNCIITPHISWAPRESRQRLMDIAVDNLKQFLAGSPTNIVNK